Proteins from a genomic interval of Lolium perenne isolate Kyuss_39 chromosome 1, Kyuss_2.0, whole genome shotgun sequence:
- the LOC127326949 gene encoding protein VERNALIZATION 3, translating into MSAAEPLVVAHVIQDVLDPFTSTVPLRIAYNNRLVLAGAELRPSAVVSKPRVDIGGNDMRVLYTLILVDPDAPSPSHPSLREYLHWMVADIPGTTGVNFGQELVVYERPEPRSGIHRMVFVLLQQLGRGTVFAPDMRQNFSCRNFARQYHLNIVAASYFNCQREGGSGGRRFRPGSSEGE; encoded by the exons ATGTCGGCAGCGGAACCCTTGGTAGTGGCCCATGTTATACAGGATGTGTTGGATCCATTTACATCAACTGTTCCACTCAGAATAGCCTACAACAATAGGCTAGTTCTCGCAGGTGCTGAGCTAAGGCCATCTGCAGTCGTAAGCAAGCCGCGAGTTGATATCGGCGGCAATGACATGAGAGTTCTCTACACCCTG ATACTAGTGGATCCAGACGCCCCAAGCCCAAGTCATCCGTCACTAAGGGAGTACTTGCACTg GATGGTGGCAGACATCCCTGGAACAACTGGTGTCAACTTTG GCCAAGAACTTGTGGTTTATGAAAGACCAGAACCAAGATCAGGTATACACAGGATGGTATTTGTGCTGCTCCAGCAACTAGGTAGGGGGACAGTTTTTGCACCAGACATGCGACAGAACTTCAGTTGCAGGAACTTTGCACGTCAGTACCACCTCAACATTGTGGCTGCCTCATATTTCAACTGTCAAAGGGAAGGTGGATCAGGAGGAAGAAGGTTTAGGCCAGGCAGTTCTGAAGGGGAGTAG
- the LOC127326939 gene encoding cyclic phosphodiesterase — MDPADQSPEEVYSVWALPPEHVRERLRGLMAGLRAAHGGPPFEPHATVVGAVTLRRSAAIEALRAAAAAGVVPYTARVTGVARGDFFYQCVYLLLEPTPEVIQTSDHFCAHFGYQRPSPYMPHVSLLYGDLTDEEKEAARKKVEEMDTELSGLQFEISELALYRTDTEDKSLESWELVEVCNLAKK; from the exons ATGGACCCCGCCGACCAGTCGCCGGAGGAGGTGTACTCCGTGTGGGCCCTCCCGCCGGAGCACGTCCGCGAACGCCTCCGGGGCCTCATGGCCGGCCTCCGCGCCGCGCACGGCGGCCCGCCCTTCGAGCCGCACGCCACCGTCGTCGGCGCCGTCACCCTGCGCCGTTCCGCGGCCATCGAGGCGCTCCGCGCCGCCGCGGCAGCCGGCGTCGTCCCCTACACTGCCCGCGTCACCGGCGTCGCCCGCGGCGACTTCTTCTACCAGTGCGTCTACCTCCTCCTCGAACCCACCCCCGAG GTGATCCAGACAAGTGACCACTTCTGCGCCCACTTCGGGTATCAGAGACCATCCC CATACATGCCACATGTCAGCCTCCTGTATGGGGATCTAACAGACGAGGAGAAGGAAGCAGCGAGGAAGAAGGTAGAGGAAATGGACACTGAATTATCTGGACTACAGTTTGAGATCTCCGAGCTCGCGCTTTATAGAACCGAtaccgaggataaaagcttggaaTCCTGGGAGTTGGTGGAGGTATGCAACCTTGCGAAGAAGTGA
- the LOC127326937 gene encoding GDSL esterase/lipase At5g45670: MGFAWRSLAVVLAVLGAAATMAGAAPQVPCYFVFGDSLVDNGNNNGIVSMARANYPPYGIDFAGGPTGRFSNGLTTVDVISRLLGFDDFIPPFAGASSDQLLTGVNFASAAAGIREETGQQLGGRITFRGQVQNYQSAVEQLVSILGDEDSAAARLSQCIFTVGMGSNDYLNNYFQPAFYDTANRYTPTQYADDLAARFVPLLQALYSYGARKVALMGVGQVGCSPNELATQSPNGVTCVDHINVAVRMFNQRLLRVVDQFNRLPGAHFTFINIDGIFSDILRAPGSHGLRVTNRGCCGVGRNNGQVTCLPFQTPCANRHEYLFWDAFHPTEAANVLVGQRAYSARLSSDVYPVDLRTLTRL; this comes from the exons ATGGGGTTTGCGTGGCGATCGCTGGCGGTGGTGCTGGCCGTGCTGGGCGCGGCGGCGACGATGGCCGGGGCGGCGCCGCAGGTGCCATGCTACTTCGTGTTCGGTGACTCGCTGGTGGACAACGGCAACAACAACGGCATCGTGTCGATGGCGCGCGCCAACTATCCGCCCTACGGCATCGACTTCGCCGGCGGCCCCACCGGCCGCTTCTCCAACGGCCTCACCACCGTCGACGTCATCT CCAGGCTTCTGGGCTTCGACGACTTCATCCCGCCGTTCGCCGGCGCGAGTAGCGACCAGCTCCTCACCGGCGTGAActtcgcctccgccgccgccggcatccGGGAAGAGACCGGACAGCAACTC GGTGGCCGGATCACCTTCAGAGGGCAGGTGCAGAACTACCAGAGCGCGGTGGAGCAGCTGGTGAGTATCCTGGGCGACGAGGACTCTGCGGCGGCCCGGCTGAGCCAGTGCATCTTCACCGTCGGCATGGGCAGCAACGACTACCTCAACAACTACTTCCAGCCGGCTTTTTACGACACGGCGAACCGCTACACGCCGACGCAGTACGCCGACGACCTGGCCGCGCGCTTCGTGCCGCTGCTCCAGGCCCTCTACAGCTACGGGGCGCGCAAGGTGGCGCTGATGGGGGTGGGGCAGGTCGGGTGCAGCCCCAACGAGCTAGCCACGCAGAGCCCCAACGGCGTCACCTGCGTCGACCACATCAACGTCGCCGTCAGGATGTTCAACCAGCGCCTCCTCCGCGTCGTCGACCAGTTCAACCGCCTGCCGGGGGCACACTTCACCTTCATCAACATCGACGGCATCTTCTCCGACATCCTCAGGGCGCCCGGGTCACACGGCCTGAGGGTCACCAACAGAGGCTGCTGCGGGGTGGGGAGGAACAATGGGCAGGTCACCTGCCTGCCCTTCCAGACGCCATGCGCCAACAGGCACGAATACCTCTTCTGGGACGCCTTCCACCCGACAGAGGCGGCCAACGTGCTCGTCGGACAGCGGGCTTACAGCGCCCGCCTGTCCTCCGACGTGTACCCTGTTGACCTTCGGACCCTCACCCGCCTCTAG
- the LOC127326935 gene encoding uncharacterized protein, with protein MAATASGGGGGAPPFSIRGFAARARAGAADEGDRCWPLGGEAGPLPPIEVRRFRWWADEARRAKEVVEEEEEEERRKAAMCRKRSVVELFAAVPRVAPTDDGRRVRRKVDKGKLPAGVLPSKDKAPSSENAARKKEKSGNVKVVSLSISQLFQDAIQKRKLKKSSSKKKKNQEVSVLLNKKIVKGSKKSVLSNQKVIKSSSEVQTILKKHLRTGEGVFLKKSDACPSKSSLKSKHVTFSDADDICELTASHPRDNTEQSQVVQASQQTFQRDSSQSNKEEPHLVHRRIDAISETVEQDSSSLSEKVDSSGASHTVPLTNSKEKTMMSKSMDLNHCIEISKRGNVNRLSSPAALSSQGLAQKFVDVDFPVQEGLYLGIGRQAEENRRIIPQGSSAAAGLAHDTRPGNFMRIPLPQPSSSCYVASLREASDRNRKTIPQERLVANCHLTEVQSSVVRSGNDMVSSINTSTGSSKSTDAQATDSVSACRNISFSGGYMGLPLNSHGEFVRVQPGGTLNPDELFKRQCLGQDSLHPSTSPTFVTPNACLDYSHLRINHQGQAPPFFTVANFGIQPDTHLNPKVPTAYSMGFRQSASSQRMEVHNYAVSSNNYSCSNQQASSEQCSCAQCLGHDNQLQKSLQMQSCFPRQNYEQNMQPAVDTTMRLMGKTVNLGTSSKQCGGLDNWGPCSSKQIRAEDHYFPGMRTQAFPQLFLGGLVDLRTRIGVSNGGRTPSEYVSCFSSVPAAEQGSVPYFSSVPGAEQGSVPYFSSVPAAEQGSVPYFSSVPAAVQGPGFRESNHSQQPQLAVPNKASVQPVSRYNEVGLVHQRPAVQVGRVQSTATHLQPGAVDCRGTPSVPAMSYYDPWNKFKNFVETTPRPPQSSFFPRNSSNMAQRPPAAPIMSGYSVQSTPALTTPTKFTSLRPLPPSMVSSHVYSSEGAQPHGSTPFHPPAPFSSQPGKVSAPGAIIKDKGMKQAPIGSNLESSKQMDRSFKRPVGKDNGLLALPKKPSIAVVGKNPNQSPLPEKGIDPCGSTPHRQPQYIPVRLSTEPEKNLRVINNDTPTRTAWTESVNSVGTRPVQLKSGAKHILQPCASASMDQEDSWPVHSVVQFEVENNSCTVAGSSKKID; from the exons ATGGCCGCCACtgccagcggcggcggcggcggcgccccgcCCTTCTCGATCCG GGGCTTCGCGGCGCGGGCGCGCGCGGGGGCGGCGGACGAGGGCGACCGGTGCTGGCCGCTGGGCGGGGAGGCGGGCCCGCTGCCGCCCATTGAGGTGCGCCGCTTCCGGTGGTGGGCGGACGAGGCGAGGCGGGCcaaggaggtggtggaggaggaggaggaggaggagcgccggaaGGCCGCCATGTGCCGCAAGCGCTCCGTCGTCGAGCTCTTCGCCGCCGTGCCGCGGGTCGCCCCCACCGACGACGGGAGGAGGGTCAGGAGGAAGGTCGACAAGGGGAAGCTGCCGGCCGGGGTTTTGCCCAGCAAGGACAAGGCCCCCTCTTCTGAGAACGCCGCCAGGAAAAAG gagaAAAGTGGAAATGTGAAAGTTGTCTCACTTAGCATCTCTCAATTATTTCAAGATGCCATACAAAAAAGGAAGCTCAAAAAATCTTCTagcaagaaaaagaaaaatcaagAGGTCTCAGTTTTATTGAACAAGAAAATTGTAAAGGGAAGCAAGAAGTCAGTTTTGTCTAATCAGAAGGTTATCAAGAGCAGTAGCGAAGTTCAAACCATTCTTAAGAAACACTTACGGACAGGAGAGGGTGTATTTCTGAAAAAATCTGATGCTTGTCCATCCAAATCTTCTCTCAAATCAAAACATGTTACTTTTTCTGATGCGGATGACATATGTGAATTGACTGCCTCCCATCCTAGAGATAACACAGAGCAATCACAGGTAGTGCAGGCATCCCAGCAAACTTTTCAGAGAGACAGTTCCCAGAGCAACAAGGAAGAGCCACATTTGGTGCATCGACGGATTGATGCTATTTCAGAGACTGTTGAGCAGGATAGCAGCTCTTTATCTGAGAAGGTAGATTCATCTGGTGCCTCCCATACTGTTCCACTTACCAATTCAAAGGAGAAAACTATGATGAGCAAGTCCATGGATCTGAATCATTGCATAGAGATTTCCAAGAGGGGCAATGTCAATCGTCTGAGCTCCCCAGCTGCCTTATCTAGTCAAGGGCTTGCTCAAAAGTTTGTTGACGTGGACTTTCCTGTGCAAGAGGGCCTTTATCTTGGTATTGGGCGTCAAGCTGAAGAAAACCGTCGGATCATACCACAAGGATCATCTGCTGCTGCTGGTTTAGCACACGACACAAGACCAGGGAATTTCATGAGAATTCCGTTGCCACAGCCTTCAAGTTCCTGTTATGTTGCTTCTCTCAGAGAAGCATCTGATAGGAACAGAAAAACAATTCCTCAGGAAAGATTGGTTGCTAACTGCCACTTGACAGAAGTTCAATCTAGTGTTGTTAGATCTGGTAATGACATGGTGAGCAGTATAAATACCTCAACAGGATCAAGCAAATCAACAGATGCACAAGCTACAGATTCTGTATCTGCATGCAGGAACATATCCTTCAGCGGCGGCTATATGGGTCTTCCTCTTAATTCACATGGTGAATTCGTCAGGGTTCAACCTGGTGGTACCCTTAATCCTGATGAGCTGTTTAAAAGACAATGCTTGGGGCAGGATTCTCTGCATCCTTCAACATCTCCAACTTTTGTCACACCTAATGCGTGCTTGGATTATTCCCATTTAAGAATCAACCATCAAGGTCAAGCTCCGCCATTTTTTACAGTTGCTAATTTTGGTATTCAGCCAGACACTCATCTTAATCCCAAAGTGCCAACTGCATATAGTATGGGTTTCAGACAGTCTGCGAGTTCTCAAAGGATGGAAGTTCATAATTATGCAGTATCCAGCAATAACTATTCATGCAGCAACCAGCAAGCTAGTTCAGAGCAATGTTCTTGCGCTCAATGCCTGGGACATGATAATCAACTGCAGAAGTCGCTCCAGATGCAAAGCTGCTTCCCAAGACAGAATTATGAGCAGAACATGCAACCTGCTGTTGATACAACAATGCGCCTCATGGGCAAAACAGTTAATCTTGGAACCAGCAGTAAACAATGTGGAGGTCTAGATAACTGGGGTCCATGTTCCAGTAAACAAATCAGAGCTGAAGATCATTACTTTCCAGGAATGCGCACGCAAGCTTTTCCTCAATTGTTTCTTGGAGGGTTGGTTGATCTACGTACCAGAATTGGGGTTTCAAATGGAGGGAGAACACCATCTGAATATGTATCATGTTTTTCTTCTGTTCCAGCAGCTGAGCAAGGGTCTGTACCATATTTTTCTTCTGTTCCAGGAGCTGAGCAAGGGTCTGTACCATATTTTTCTTCTGTTCCAGCAGCTGAGCAAGGGTCTGTACCATATTTTTCTTCTGTTCCAGCAGCTGTGCAAGGGCCTGGTTTCCGTGAAAGCAATCACAGCCAGCAACCTCAACTGGCTGTGCCAAACAAGGCGTCTGTGCAACCAGTCAGCAGATACAATGAGGTTGGGCTAGTGCATCAGCGACCAGCTGTGCAAGTTGGGCGGGTCCAGAGTACTGCTACTCATCTACAACCTGGTGCTGTGGACTGCAGAGGCACTCCCAGTGTTCCAGCAATGTCATATTACGATCCATGGAACAAGTTCAAAAACTTCGTGGAAACAACACCAAGGCCGCCTCAGTCTAGCTTTTTCCCTCGAAACAGCAGCAACATGGCACAAAGGCCCCCAGCAGCACCTATTATGTCTGGTTACTCTGTTCAGAGCACTCCTGCTCTAACAACTCCGACAAAGTTTACCTCCCTCCGCCCATTGCCCCCTTCAATGGTGTCTTCCCATGTTTACAGTAGCGAAGGTGCACAGCCTCATGGATCTACTCCATTTCACCCACCAGCTCCCTTTTCTAGTCAACCAGGCAAAGTTAGCGCTCCAGGTGCGATAATAAAAGACAAGGGCATGAAACAGGCTCCGATAGGATCAAATCTTGAGAGCTCGAAACAAATGGACAGAAGTTTCAAAAGGCCAGTAGGAAAGGACAATGGTTTATTGGCATTACCAAAGAAACCTTCCATAGCAGTAGTAGGAAAGAACCCAAATCAGTCACCACTCCCGGAAAAAGGGATAGATCCATGTGGATCTACACCACATCGACAACCTCAATATATACCTGTTCGTCTCAGCACTGAACCTGAGAAGAATCTTCGGGTTATAAACAATGATACACCTACACGTACAGCATGGACAGAGTCTGTCAATAGCGTGGGAACAAGGCCTGTTCAGCTGAAATCTGGAGCAAAGCACATACTTcagccatgtgctagtgctagcaTGGACCAAGAAGATTCCTGGCCTGTGCATTCGGTCGTACAGTTTGAAGTGGAGAATAATTCTTGCACAGTAGCAGGTTCATCAAAGAAGATTGATTGA